The Arctopsyche grandis isolate Sample6627 chromosome 7, ASM5162203v2, whole genome shotgun sequence genome includes a window with the following:
- the LOC143914421 gene encoding uncharacterized protein LOC143914421 isoform X2 — MLEKNDGLPDNICSLCESHLRLLVKFKTTSIQNDRLSRQRLNKNIPGKIDEDLNSSDATLNADYTLLKIETSISYPNVSESSEQTLSNEINHLSNLPKTNVSSIHPQVKENFSILKSILKLSTANFINVCNLCGKGFYSKSNWEEHKLIHVGEKSTDKDSDADINVGCEYKCDHCGKEFPFKHDLRNHILIHNGEGSFKCDICSKTFVFKVALETHMNGHIEGLQNCKVCSKTFTCKKRLSKHMQSHSGKRLHKCEICSKEFANKGNMQQHLKLHTGECEFQCGICSRKFSFKSVLIRHLEQHTDAKQHKCDICLKSFTSECDQQQHIAAVHAHSNLQMHKPLFKCDLCVKTFPFKSTLERHMKVHTSVKPYKCNVCSERFTEKPSLQRHTLTHTKVKPNVCKICSKSFVFKVDLSKHLILHSEEKPFKCEICFEVFELKHNLKCHMKIHDTTELHKCEICSEIFPYKAILKKHIESHKMVKQYKCDICLKSFIFKRYLIDHIGIHASERSHQSAIRSKAFTTKKEYKPLHIMKKSHECQICSRVFTFKKNLTRHMEFHIVKTLYKCEICPKTFEIKEYLMGHMRVHVGVELPDCGASALQETQDTTFESNSK, encoded by the exons ATG cTGGAAAAAAATGATGGGCTGCCTGATAACATATGTTCATTGTGTGAATCACACTTGCGTCTTTTAGTCAAATTTAAAACGACTTCTATTCAAAATGATAGATTATCGAGACAgagattaaacaaaaatatcccGGGTAAAATAGATGAAGATTTGAATTCATCTGATGCCACTCTCAATGCTGATTATACTCTATTGAAAATAGAGACTTCTATTAGCTATCCAAATGTAAGTGAAAGTTCAGAGCAAACTTTATCGAACGAAATTAATCATCTTTCCAATTTACCGAAAACAAATGTATCTTCGATTCATCCACAAGTTAAAGAAAACTTTTCCATTCTCAAGTCAATACTAAAACTAAGTACTGCaaattttatcaatgtatgtaacCTTTGCGGAAAGGGATTTTATAGTAAATCTAACTGGGAAGAGCATAAATTGATACATGTCGGAGAAAAATCAACCGACAAAGATTCTGATGCAGACATAAATGTCGGTTGTGAATATAAATGTGACCATTGTGGAAAAGAATTCCCATTTAAACATGATTTACGTAATCATATACTCATACATAATGGAGAAGGATCttttaaatgtgatatttgttcaaaaacatttgtcTTCAAAGTGGCCCTTGAGACGCACATGAATGGGCATATTGAAGGATTACAAAATTGTAAAGTTTGCTCTAAAACATTTACTTGCAAAAAGCGTCTATCTAAACATATGCAAAGTCACAGCGGTAAAAGACTGCACAAATGTGAGATCTGCTCGAAAGAGTTTGCGAACAAAGGAAACATGCAGCAGCACCTGAAACTTCACACTGGCGAATGTGAGTTTCAATGCGGCATTTGTTCtagaaaattttcttttaaaagtgTCTTAATCAGACATTTAGAACAACACACTGATGCAAAacaacacaaatgtgacatctgTTTAAAATCTTTCACTTCTGAATGTGATCAGCAGCAACATATTGCAGCTGTTCATGCacattcaaatttacaaatgcACAAACCTCTATTTAAATGTGATCTTTGTGTAAAAACGTTTCCATTTAAAAGCACTCTAGAGAGACACATGAAAGTACACACTAGTGTAAAACCATATAAATGTAACGTCTGCTCTGAAAGGTTTACTGAAAAACCAAGCTTACAACGACATACCCTCACCCACACTAAAGTAAAACCAAATGTATGCAAAATTTGCTCAAAGTCGTTTGTTTTTAAAGTTGACCTTTCGAAGCATTTGATTCTTCACAGTGAAGAAAAGCCATTCAAGTGTGAGATCTGTTTTGAAGTATTCGAATTAAAACACAACTTGAAATGTCACATGAAAATTCACGACACTACAGAAttgcataaatgtgaaatttgttcagaGATATTTCCATATAAAGCCATCCtaaaaaaacacattgaaaGCCACAAAATGGTAAAacaatacaaatgtgatatttgcttaaaatcatttattttcaaaaggtATCTTATAGATCATATAGGTATACACGCTAGTGAAAGATCACACCAATCTGCCATTCGCTCAAAGGCATTTACAACAAAAAAAGAGTATAAACCACTTCATATCATGAAAAAATCACACGAATGTCAGATATGTTCGAGAGTGttcacttttaaaaaaaatctgactagGCACATGGAATTTCATATAGTAAAAACACTGTATAAGTGTGAAATATGcccaaaaacatttgaaatcaaagaatatctAATGGGACATATGAGAGTGCACGTAGGGGTAGAACTACCGGATTGTGGTGCATCTGCTTTACAAGAAACTCAGGATACTACTTTTGAATCTAATtcgaaatga
- the LOC143914075 gene encoding adenylate kinase isoenzyme 1-like has translation MGCVLAKEYDVYTKSNLGTLKDVPVVFVSGVPGAGNKTASEYLSSMTGFVSIFPGDLERNLDPNIENDDTVAKALKENKILPEEATVELIKKEMLKHEDAKGFIIGGFPRNVKSLKKFEQLVKIPEKVINLQVDNDTAKSRLEKKFGELGKTANEIKQVEQIVKTASYEMKRVQKNFDEDTWRAVTYLHVREQGLGVMSPSPLVSFLSHTQVKLCDKNRESSTAHH, from the exons ATGGGATGCGTACTTGCAAAAGAATAC GACGTATACACGAAGAGTAATTTAGGTACTTTGAAAGACGTACCCGTAGTGTTCGTATCAGGCGTACCAGGTGCTGGAAATAAAACCGCATCTGAATATCTATCGTCTATGACAGGTTTTGTATCAATTTTTCCCGGCGATTTGGAAAGAAATTTAGATCCAAACATTGAAAATGACGACACAGTTGCGAAAGCgttgaaagaaaataaaatattaccagAG gaAGCAACCGTCGAACTTATTAAAAAAGAAATGCTGAAGCACGAAGACGCCAAGGGTTTCATAATAGGCGGTTTCCCACGGAATGTGAAATCCTTGAAAAAGTTCGAACAACTCGTTAAAATACCTGAAAAAGTAATAAATCTCCAGGTTGACAACGATACGGCTAAATCAAGATTAGAGAAAAAGTTTGGTGAACTTGGGAAAACCGCTAACGAAATCAAACAAGTCGAACAGATCGTAAAAACGGCTAGTTATGAAATGAAAAGAGTTCAAAAGAATTTCGATGAAGATACT tggcgtgccgtgacttacttacatgtgcgcgagcagggACTCGGTGTGAtgtcacctagtccccttgtatcctttTTATCGCACACGCAAGTgaagctgtgcgataaaaacagggagAGTTCCACGGCACACCACTGA
- the LOC143914074 gene encoding uncharacterized protein LOC143914074, with product MDVDSSCTNLVEWNKSIEYASQSIVDKENDSQCSSDEKDAMNINGNNCINSVEKNTPEYYLISPCQRSQFSELASHNYKSLEECKNLAIKKRAMAFNFSPNERFKIASDKNQTNLKSCIIMSCPEVENSTSLVLDIKYDYYSIFTNPIPPINATCVISVGIFVYHTLELNYTASRQACLSFGADLADIGTETRTTELSKHISILSGNRSKFKMFYVGMDDLNIEGEFLKSNGESLKCSIYRAWAPGHPKNRRATQDCVALDRNKMWHVVDCDKRLPFICEIFPGGYYDYYDDYKMFECVDFITIYD from the exons ATGGAT GTGGACAGTTCGTGTACTAATTTAGTCGAGTGGAACAAGTCCATTGAATATGCATCGCAATCAATAGTAGACAAAGAAAACGACAGCCAGTGTTCGTCAGATGAAAAGGATGCTA TGAATATTAATGGTAATAATTGCATAAATtctgttgaaaaaaatacaccTGAATACTATTTAATATCTCCTTGTCAACGTTCTCAATTTAGTGAATTAGCTTCGCATAATTACAAAAGTTTagaagagtgtaaaaatttGGCCATAAAAAAAAGAGCGATGGCTTTTAATTTTAGTCCAAATGAACGATTTAAAATCGCAAGTGATAAAAATCAAACGAATCTAAAATCGTGCATAATTATGTCTTGTCCTGAAGTTGAAAACTCAACTTCCCTCGTGTTAGATATCAAATATGATTActacagcatttttacaaatccGATTC CTCCGATTAATGCAACTTGTGTCATCAGTGTCGGAATATTTGTTTATCACACTTTGGAATTAAATTATACTGCTTCCCGCCAAGCTTGTTTAAGTTTTGGAGCGGACCTGGCCGACATTGGGACCGAAACTAGGACCACGGAATTGTCCAAACATATATCCATACTGTCGGGCAATCGcagtaaatttaaaatgttctaCGTGGGAATGGACGATTTGAATATTGAAGGGGAATTTTTAAAATCGAATGGGGAGTCATTGAAATGTTCTATATATCGAGCTTGGGCTCCCGGACATCCTAAAAATCGACGAGCCACTCAAGATTGCGTTGCTTTAGATAGGAACAAAATGTGGCATGTCGTCGATTGCGATAAACGATTGCCAtttatttgtgaaatatttccagGTGGTTACTATGATTATTATGATGATTATAAAATGTTTGAATGCGTtgattttattactatttatgattag
- the LOC143914421 gene encoding uncharacterized protein LOC143914421 isoform X1 produces MECRLCLSSTPSVSIWGVAETLATQIRNCCHLKLEKNDGLPDNICSLCESHLRLLVKFKTTSIQNDRLSRQRLNKNIPGKIDEDLNSSDATLNADYTLLKIETSISYPNVSESSEQTLSNEINHLSNLPKTNVSSIHPQVKENFSILKSILKLSTANFINVCNLCGKGFYSKSNWEEHKLIHVGEKSTDKDSDADINVGCEYKCDHCGKEFPFKHDLRNHILIHNGEGSFKCDICSKTFVFKVALETHMNGHIEGLQNCKVCSKTFTCKKRLSKHMQSHSGKRLHKCEICSKEFANKGNMQQHLKLHTGECEFQCGICSRKFSFKSVLIRHLEQHTDAKQHKCDICLKSFTSECDQQQHIAAVHAHSNLQMHKPLFKCDLCVKTFPFKSTLERHMKVHTSVKPYKCNVCSERFTEKPSLQRHTLTHTKVKPNVCKICSKSFVFKVDLSKHLILHSEEKPFKCEICFEVFELKHNLKCHMKIHDTTELHKCEICSEIFPYKAILKKHIESHKMVKQYKCDICLKSFIFKRYLIDHIGIHASERSHQSAIRSKAFTTKKEYKPLHIMKKSHECQICSRVFTFKKNLTRHMEFHIVKTLYKCEICPKTFEIKEYLMGHMRVHVGVELPDCGASALQETQDTTFESNSK; encoded by the exons ATGGAGTGTAGACTATGTTTGTCTTCCACCCCATCTGTCTCCATTTGGGGCGTTGCAGAGACTTTGGCGACACAGATAAGAAATTGCTGCCACCTCAAG cTGGAAAAAAATGATGGGCTGCCTGATAACATATGTTCATTGTGTGAATCACACTTGCGTCTTTTAGTCAAATTTAAAACGACTTCTATTCAAAATGATAGATTATCGAGACAgagattaaacaaaaatatcccGGGTAAAATAGATGAAGATTTGAATTCATCTGATGCCACTCTCAATGCTGATTATACTCTATTGAAAATAGAGACTTCTATTAGCTATCCAAATGTAAGTGAAAGTTCAGAGCAAACTTTATCGAACGAAATTAATCATCTTTCCAATTTACCGAAAACAAATGTATCTTCGATTCATCCACAAGTTAAAGAAAACTTTTCCATTCTCAAGTCAATACTAAAACTAAGTACTGCaaattttatcaatgtatgtaacCTTTGCGGAAAGGGATTTTATAGTAAATCTAACTGGGAAGAGCATAAATTGATACATGTCGGAGAAAAATCAACCGACAAAGATTCTGATGCAGACATAAATGTCGGTTGTGAATATAAATGTGACCATTGTGGAAAAGAATTCCCATTTAAACATGATTTACGTAATCATATACTCATACATAATGGAGAAGGATCttttaaatgtgatatttgttcaaaaacatttgtcTTCAAAGTGGCCCTTGAGACGCACATGAATGGGCATATTGAAGGATTACAAAATTGTAAAGTTTGCTCTAAAACATTTACTTGCAAAAAGCGTCTATCTAAACATATGCAAAGTCACAGCGGTAAAAGACTGCACAAATGTGAGATCTGCTCGAAAGAGTTTGCGAACAAAGGAAACATGCAGCAGCACCTGAAACTTCACACTGGCGAATGTGAGTTTCAATGCGGCATTTGTTCtagaaaattttcttttaaaagtgTCTTAATCAGACATTTAGAACAACACACTGATGCAAAacaacacaaatgtgacatctgTTTAAAATCTTTCACTTCTGAATGTGATCAGCAGCAACATATTGCAGCTGTTCATGCacattcaaatttacaaatgcACAAACCTCTATTTAAATGTGATCTTTGTGTAAAAACGTTTCCATTTAAAAGCACTCTAGAGAGACACATGAAAGTACACACTAGTGTAAAACCATATAAATGTAACGTCTGCTCTGAAAGGTTTACTGAAAAACCAAGCTTACAACGACATACCCTCACCCACACTAAAGTAAAACCAAATGTATGCAAAATTTGCTCAAAGTCGTTTGTTTTTAAAGTTGACCTTTCGAAGCATTTGATTCTTCACAGTGAAGAAAAGCCATTCAAGTGTGAGATCTGTTTTGAAGTATTCGAATTAAAACACAACTTGAAATGTCACATGAAAATTCACGACACTACAGAAttgcataaatgtgaaatttgttcagaGATATTTCCATATAAAGCCATCCtaaaaaaacacattgaaaGCCACAAAATGGTAAAacaatacaaatgtgatatttgcttaaaatcatttattttcaaaaggtATCTTATAGATCATATAGGTATACACGCTAGTGAAAGATCACACCAATCTGCCATTCGCTCAAAGGCATTTACAACAAAAAAAGAGTATAAACCACTTCATATCATGAAAAAATCACACGAATGTCAGATATGTTCGAGAGTGttcacttttaaaaaaaatctgactagGCACATGGAATTTCATATAGTAAAAACACTGTATAAGTGTGAAATATGcccaaaaacatttgaaatcaaagaatatctAATGGGACATATGAGAGTGCACGTAGGGGTAGAACTACCGGATTGTGGTGCATCTGCTTTACAAGAAACTCAGGATACTACTTTTGAATCTAATtcgaaatga
- the LOC143914569 gene encoding calcium and integrin-binding protein 1-like, which translates to MGQGRSQFTEEELQDYQDLTYFTKKEVLFAHQKFKALAPEKVGHNKNAKLPITKILQYPELKVNPFGDRICKIFSSSHDGDCTFEDFLDMMSVFSESAPKSVKAEHAFRIFDFDGDDMLGMSDLRQVVERLCGTAQRLSDSEMQHLIQNLLMEADLDDDGALSFAEFEHIIDKSSDFSHAFRIRL; encoded by the exons ATGGGGCAGGGTCGCAGTCAGTTTACTGAAGAAGAATTGCAGGATTATCAA GATCTGACTTATTTCACAAAGAAAGAAGTATTATT TGCCCATCAGAAATTTAAGGCTCTAGCCCCTGAGAAGGTGGGACATAATAAAAATGCCAAATTGCCGATAACGAAGATTTTGCAATACCCCGAACTGAAGGTTAATCCGTTCGGCGACAGAATATGCAAAATATTCAGCTCCAGTCATGACGGGGATTGTACTTTTGAAGACTTCTTAGATATGATGTCGGTGTTTAGTGAGAGTGCTCCAAAATCAGTTAAAGCTGAACATGCATTTCGCATATTTG ATTTCGACGGAGATGACATGTTGGGTATGTCAGACTTACGACAAGTCGTCGAAAGACTTTGCGGCACCGCCCAAAGGCTGTCCGATTCCGAAATGCAACATCTTATACAAAATTTACTAATGGAAGCAGATCTGGACGACGACGGAGCTTTATCCTTTGCTGAATTCGAACATATAATCGATAAAAGCTCAGATTTTTCTCA TGCTTTTAGAATCCGACTGTAA
- the LOC143914423 gene encoding oligosaccharyltransferase complex subunit OSTC: MEYLYSVPFLLLEAPPIKLRKPGWVRMPSAMLVFSMILASYFLVTGGIIFDVIVEPPGVGSTTDEHGHSRPVAFMPNRVNGQYIMEGLASSFLFSMGGLGFIILDQTHNPSTPKLNRILLISVGFICILVSFFTTWIFMRMKLPGYLQG; encoded by the exons ATGGAGTATTTATATTCAGTCCCGTTCCTGCTGCTGGAGGCTCCTCCAATAAAACTGCGGAAGCCGGGCTGGGTGCGAATGCCCTCCGCTATGCTGGTCTTCTCAATGATACTTGCCTCATACTTCTTGGTTACCGGAG GTATCATATTTGACGTTATTGTGGAGCCGCCAGGTGTTGGATCAACCACGGACGAGCATGGCCATTCGAGACCGGTAGCATTCATGCCCAACCGAGTCAACGGACAGTACATCATGGAGGGTCTCGCATCCAGCTTTCTCTTTTCCATGGGCGGGTTAGGGTTCATCATTTTGGACCAGACGCACAATCCATCTACGCCGAAACTGAACAGAATACTACTAATCTCCGTCGGATTCATATGCATCCTCGTTTCGTTCTTCACCACGTGGATTTTCATGCGTATGAAACTTCCAGGCTATTTACAAGGTTAA
- the LOC143914422 gene encoding adenylate kinase isoenzyme 1-like, with translation MAPVDLNALREAKLPVVWVLGGPGSGKGTQCDKIIAQYGFTHLSTGDLLRAEVASGSDRGKNLTAIMERGELVPNDVVLDLLKEAMLTKVATSKGFLIDGYPREKDQGIAFEKEILPCTIILYFDASEDTLTKRLLGRALSSGRADDNEETIKLRLQTFLKNNDLVLALYPEKLKRINAEASVDEIFNQVQSEMNAIVS, from the exons ATG GCTCCTGTAGATTTGAATGCTTTGCGTGAGGCCAAACTTCCCGTTGTGTGGGTGTTGGGTGGTCCTGGATCGGGAAAAGGCACTCAATGCGACAAGATCATAGCTCAATATGGATTCACTCATCTGTCGACTGGAGATCTGCTCAGAGCTGAAGTCGCCAGTGGTTCCGATAGGGGCAAGAACCTTACCGCGATCATGGAAAGGGGGGAGCTGGTGCCCAACGATGTGGTTCTTGACTTGCTCAAAGAAGCTATGCTCACCAAAGTAGCCACTTCCAAAGGTTTCCTCATTGATGGCTACCCACGAGAGAAGGACCAAGGAATCGCCTTTGAAAAGGAGATTCTTCCTTGTACCATTATCTTGTACTTTGACGCTTCGGAGGATACCctcaccaagagattattgggaaGAGCTTTGAGCTCAGGTCGCGCTGATGATAATGAAGAAACTATCAAACTCAGACTGCAGACTTTCTTAAAGAACAATGATCTTGTTTTAGCTTTGTATCCTGAGAAATTGAAACgg attAACGCTGAAGCATCTGTGGATGAAATATTCAATCAAGTTCAAAGTGAGATGAATGCCATCGTCAGTTAA